Part of the Plasmodium cynomolgi strain B DNA, scaffold: 0029, whole genome shotgun sequence genome, GATGTACAAAAATCAAAGCCAGAAAATGTAATTTCACAACCACGAATTAGCATAATGCCTTCTGGTAGTTCTGTTGAAACTCATGATAAAGCCTCTCAAGAAATGTTTGATCATCATTCTACAACCTCTGGAGTGTTAGAAACTCAGAAACAACAGTTAAATGCTTTGGTCAATTCTGGAATTAGTGAACTGGGTAGTTCTCCAAGCGATCCTTTTTCAGAATGTCTATGTGGAAAAGATTCTATTTTAACATGTACTTCaacgggaaaaaatttaGGTACAAAAGATATTCAGACTAATCAACATAGTGGTAATCCTTTAGATACTAATCATCCTGGATTTCAGGATTCAGTTAGTAAAATCCATGCAGAGGTAACTAGTGGTGATAAGTATATTATTAAAGGAACAGCTCATAATTTATCTCCTAATCAAAGTACTCCTGGTTCTGTACAACGTGCTAATGAAGATCCTCTTCCTACAGCTACTGATAGAGGAAGCACTGATTCAGTAGCTTCACATCCTGAAAATACTGGTAGTGAGGAATTTAGTAGTGCATCCCTCGCCAGTGCTCCTTCTAGTGATGCATGTACTAATGGTGTAACTTATGTTAATATATCCAGTGATTATAAAACTGCTGATGGAGAAAGTAAAAGTGTTAAAGATTATCATGGTGATCCACTTGGTAGTGAAGATTCATGTATTGCAACTACTTGTAATGCAACACAAAATACTGAAATAACttctaataataataatgatatattGGGTACTCTTAGTTATACATTCAACGCAATGCAACAAAATAAGGATAATATGATAAAGGCTTCAATACCCATTGGTGTTATTCTGTTCCTGACCATTCTTTTAAAGTAAGTTAAAATTTATTGGGTTAAAAAacttattcatatttttttaattatatataataagtaaattgtatatttacaaaattttcttatagTACACTCGTTTGTGGAGGCTTCAtgctaagaaaaaaaggaaga contains:
- a CDS encoding CYIR protein (putative;~vir-type antigen), which gives rise to CKSTKNETPVRVDIKSQLGLISGATDSKSLKTKNPQEEGQNQADVQKSKPENVISQPRISIMPSGSSVETHDKASQEMFDHHSTTSGVLETQKQQLNALVNSGISELGSSPSDPFSECLCGKDSILTCTSTGKNLGTKDIQTNQHSGNPLDTNHPGFQDSVSKIHAEVTSGDKYIIKGTAHNLSPNQSTPGSVQRANEDPLPTATDRGSTDSVASHPENTGSEEFSSASLASAPSSDACTNGVTYVNISSDYKTADGESKSVKDYHGDPLGSEDSCIATTCNATQNTEITSNNNNDILGTLSYTFNAMQQNKDNMIKASIPIGVILFLTILLK